A portion of the Sulfuricurvum kujiense DSM 16994 genome contains these proteins:
- a CDS encoding phosphatase PAP2 family protein gives MPVTKQMWMSAAALVVAVIFFGVSGTDIWVQNHFYNPVNHQWILDREDPVLNFIFYDGIKRLIIIVNVLVLIALVVWWKKPFLARYRKGLIIVLLSSIFVPIIVGSFKATTNIPCPKNLEIYGGIYPHTCVWEKYPSTFCNQKKIKCWPAGHASGGFALLSLFYLFRKRRAKIIALSGVMVVGWSMGTYKMLIGDHFLSHTVITMIMAWLIISIIVALLSRLERRGVIAF, from the coding sequence ATGCCGGTCACTAAACAGATGTGGATGAGTGCCGCGGCACTCGTCGTTGCCGTCATTTTTTTCGGTGTGAGCGGAACCGATATATGGGTCCAAAACCATTTTTACAATCCTGTAAATCACCAATGGATTCTTGATCGCGAAGATCCAGTCTTGAACTTTATTTTTTATGACGGCATTAAACGGCTGATTATTATCGTCAATGTTTTGGTTCTGATCGCTCTTGTCGTATGGTGGAAAAAACCGTTTTTAGCCCGATATCGCAAGGGACTCATTATCGTTCTCTTATCTTCGATCTTCGTTCCGATTATTGTAGGGAGCTTTAAAGCGACGACCAATATACCGTGCCCGAAGAATCTGGAGATTTACGGCGGTATTTATCCCCATACCTGTGTATGGGAAAAATACCCGAGTACGTTTTGCAACCAAAAGAAAATCAAATGCTGGCCGGCAGGACATGCCAGCGGAGGGTTCGCACTGTTATCGCTTTTTTATCTGTTCCGCAAACGCAGAGCAAAAATTATCGCCCTCAGCGGTGTGATGGTAGTAGGATGGAGTATGGGGACGTATAAAATGCTGATCGGGGATCACTTTTTAAGTCATACCGTCATTACAATGATCATGGCATGGCTGATAATCTCCATTATCGTCGCGCTGCTTAGTCGTTTGGAACGCAGGGGCGTTATCGCTTTTTAA
- a CDS encoding phosphoethanolamine transferase has translation MLFSLLKPIKARTAVIAVALLWVIFANGAFFKHVSDVYPLAGGNIFFVLSLGIVLLSVTVIVLTLLTWRHTLKPLLIMLLLITSQVAYFMDLYDVVIDSHMIQNLLETNIKESADLLSFKQVIYFVLLGFIPSVIVYRIKIARMMFKETLIDKAKVIAIALSIALIIIFSFSKYYTSFFREHKPLRYYANPAYYLYSLGHYAQETFSHPYSGIAPIAEDAKILPGDQPRKLIVLVVGEAVRWDHFGLNNYERDTTPMLRKEDIINFTQFTSCGTETAVSVPCMFSSFGRDGYDKEKAKHTENILDVLKRAGVNILWRDNNSDSKGVADRITYEDYQSPKTNTICDEECRDEGMLVGLQEYINTHPKGDILIVLHQMGNHGPAYYKRYTKAFEKYTPVCKTNQLEQCSKEEITNAYDNTILNTDTFLTQVISFLKGNDEHFATGMFYLSDHGESLGENGLYLHGFPYAIAPEAQKHVPAVMWFGKQFKIDKAKMASSAKEPHSQDELFHTLLGYLDVNTTVYRPELDLLHAGH, from the coding sequence GTGCTATTTTCTTTATTAAAACCTATTAAGGCTCGTACGGCAGTTATTGCCGTCGCATTATTGTGGGTCATCTTTGCAAACGGAGCTTTTTTTAAACACGTGAGCGACGTGTATCCGTTGGCCGGCGGAAATATTTTCTTCGTTTTATCGCTCGGAATTGTCCTCTTAAGTGTGACAGTGATCGTCTTGACCCTGTTAACCTGGCGGCATACTCTTAAACCTTTATTGATAATGCTTTTGCTGATCACGTCGCAGGTCGCCTATTTCATGGATCTGTACGATGTGGTGATCGATTCGCATATGATCCAGAACCTTTTGGAAACGAACATCAAAGAATCGGCGGATTTGCTGAGTTTCAAACAGGTGATCTATTTTGTCTTGCTGGGGTTTATCCCCTCTGTAATTGTTTACCGGATCAAAATTGCCCGTATGATGTTCAAAGAGACGTTGATCGATAAGGCAAAAGTGATTGCGATTGCATTGAGTATTGCGCTTATCATCATTTTTTCATTCAGTAAGTATTACACCTCTTTTTTCCGAGAGCATAAACCGCTGCGCTATTATGCCAATCCGGCTTATTATCTTTATTCGCTCGGACATTATGCCCAAGAGACGTTTTCGCACCCTTACAGCGGGATTGCACCGATTGCCGAGGATGCGAAAATCCTTCCTGGCGATCAGCCGAGAAAACTGATCGTGCTGGTTGTCGGCGAAGCGGTACGGTGGGATCATTTCGGTTTAAACAACTATGAGCGCGATACGACGCCGATGCTGCGCAAAGAGGATATTATAAACTTTACCCAGTTTACTTCCTGCGGTACGGAAACGGCGGTATCGGTGCCGTGTATGTTTTCCTCGTTCGGACGCGATGGATACGATAAAGAGAAGGCAAAACATACGGAGAATATCTTGGATGTTCTCAAGCGTGCCGGTGTCAATATTCTCTGGCGGGACAATAACTCCGATTCCAAAGGGGTGGCTGACCGGATAACGTATGAAGATTACCAAAGTCCGAAAACGAACACGATCTGCGATGAGGAGTGCCGTGACGAGGGGATGCTTGTCGGTTTGCAGGAGTATATCAACACCCATCCGAAAGGGGATATCCTGATCGTATTGCATCAGATGGGTAATCACGGTCCTGCGTATTATAAACGTTATACCAAAGCATTCGAAAAATACACGCCGGTGTGTAAAACCAATCAGTTGGAGCAGTGTTCAAAAGAGGAGATCACCAACGCGTATGACAATACGATCCTCAATACCGATACGTTTTTAACACAGGTTATCAGTTTCCTTAAAGGGAATGATGAACATTTCGCAACGGGGATGTTTTATCTGAGCGATCACGGCGAATCGTTGGGGGAAAACGGACTTTATCTGCACGGTTTCCCATACGCTATTGCCCCTGAAGCGCAAAAACATGTCCCTGCGGTAATGTGGTTCGGCAAACAGTTTAAAATCGACAAAGCCAAAATGGCCTCTTCCGCCAAAGAGCCTCATTCGCAGGACGAACTCTTTCATACCCTGCTCGGGTATTTAGACGTCAATACGACCGTATACCGACCGGAACTTGATTTACTCCATGCCGGTCACTAA